One Deltaproteobacteria bacterium genomic window, GAGGCCACGGCCACAAAAGAGACCATGGGGCCCAATACCAGGTAAGAAAAGGAATAGACCCCGCCGCCGATCAGCTTATGGTGTTCCAGGATTTCCGCCACTTCGGTCAACCGGGTGCTGATAAAACGGATCAACAGGCTGGTGAGGACAATAAAGGGAATGGCGCTCAATCCGATAAAACGGTAGGCTTCAGCCGGGACGTAAAAGATAGAGGTGAACTCATCCATCAAGGTGATAACCCCTACGGCCAGGTAGGTGAGCCAGATCCGGCCGCCATGGGGATAGGAAAGAAGATTGCGCCGGCGGAGCAAAAAGAAAAATAATACTATAAGACCTGCATTCAGGATAATAAGAATAATGGGCTTCATGGCAGGTCCTTTAAAAACAGGGAGAATGGAAACTTGGGATAATGAATCGAAACGGGTCGGGACTGATTAGGTTCCATCCGGAACCTGTAACGTTCCAGGCTGAAAGTCTTGGCCCTCCGGATCCCGGTTGGGTACGAAAAGATCTCCGGCAAAGGCCAAGCCCGAAGATATAGGCAGGAAACGCCCAAAGGCATTTTATCGACATATTCCTCCTTCTTAGCTACGAGGTTAGCTGACGGGCTCGGGCCGGAGGTAACAGGCCCTACCGTGTAGACGGATTCGCCCCGAATGATCGGGTCCCCCGCTCCCCTGGTAAACTACCAGGGAACTCGCTGGTCGGCCGTAAATATAGACCGACGGAGGTAAATCTAAACCTTTCCATAAAGATGTCAATAAAAAAAGAGTGCTTGACCCGATGATATTTCCCATCTATAATATGTACGTACATATCTAAATAGGGGGATTGAAAGATGGCCACGAAACGCCTCACTATTGAACTGTCCGTTGATCAATATGAGATACTGCAGAAGCAAGCCAAGGCCAATGGGACCTCTGTTACTGGGTTTATTCGTCGGATGATTGATGAATTTCGTCTTCGTCCTCCGGCCGAAGTCCGCAAAAATTATCAGACAGATCCTTTATATAAAAGACGCGGGTCTTTTGACGGGCCGACAGATTTATCTGAAAATCATGATCGTTATCTTTATTGATGGTAAACT contains:
- a CDS encoding CopG family transcriptional regulator is translated as MATKRLTIELSVDQYEILQKQAKANGTSVTGFIRRMIDEFRLRPPAEVRKNYQTDPLYKRRGSFDGPTDLSENHDRYLY